The following nucleotide sequence is from Vallitalea okinawensis.
TGATATAATATTTGTGGGTTTTGATGCAGAAGCTACACAGGTTCAGTATATTGAAGAGGGTACCATGTATGCATCTATGGTACAAAAGCCCTTTAATATGGGTTATTTAGGTGTGAAAGAAGCTTATGCAATTAATGTAGAGGGAAAAGAACCAGAAGTGATTGATACAGGTTGTGCTTTAATTAAAGAAGAAAACCTATTTACACCTGAAAACCAAAAACTACTCTTCCCATTTGTTGAGTAAAATTAGTCTCTTAGTTAAAGAGGCTATTTTTTTTAACTTTTTTGAGAGGTTTTTTAATTTTTTATAAGCAGGTATTTTTATATAATATTAGAAAAGACAGTAATGCAAGAAATAACTGAAAAAGTAGGCTTGGAGGTGTAATGAATGACGCGGTGTTTAGTCAAAATGGAGGGGATTGACAAGAGTTTTCCTGGGGTAAAGGCTTTGGATCAATGTCATTTTGAACTACAAAAGGGAGAGGTACATGCTCTAGTGGGTGAAAATGGTGCGGGTAAATCTACCCTTATGAAAATATTGACAGGTGTTCATAAGAAAGATACAGGAACTATTACATATAAAGGTGAAATCATAGATATACAGGCACCTAAAATGGCTCAAGATATGGGAATAAGTATTATTCATCAGGAATTGAATTTGATGCCTGACTTAACTGTGGCTGAAAATATATTTATCGGACGGGAGCCTAAGAAAAGCATTAAGATCTTTCTGGATGATAGAACTTTAAATGAAAAAACATCTGCTTTATTAAGAGAGATGCATATCGATATTCCTAGTGATACAAGAGTTGAGGATCTAACTGTAGCTCAACAACAAATGGTGGAGATAGCGAAAGCACTTTCCTATGAATCTGAGGTTTTGATCATGGATGAACCAACTGCTGCATTAACAGAGAGTGAAATTGACGAGCTCTTTAGAATCATAACAAAATTGAAGAAGCAGGGTGTTGGCATTGTTTACATATCTCATCGAATGGAAGAACTTAAAAGGATCTGTGATCGTGTTACAGTCATGCGTGACGGTTGCTATGTTGATACAAAGCACATGGACGAAGTAACCATAGATGAAATCATAAATATGATGGTAGGTCGAGAAATTTTTGACTCAGCATCAAATGAGACATTCTATACGAGTGATGAAGTTATTCTTGAAGTTAAGAATCTTAACCATGGTCATAAAATTATTGATGTTAATTTCCAACTAAGAAAAGGTGAAATTCTTGGTTTCGCAGGGCTTATGGGTGCAGGACGAACAGAAGTAGCTAGAGCAATATTTGGTGCAGATAAAATGGATTCAGGTGATGTCTACGTAAATGGTAAGAAAGTATCTATTCAATCGCCTAAGGATGCTGTCAAACATCATATCGGCTACTTATCAGAAGACCGTAAGAGATATGGATTAGTTTTGGGGTTAGATATTGAAACCAATACAGTAATGGCTAATTTTAAAGATTTTATTAATAGTATTGGATTTGTTAAGACTAATAAAACAAAAGAAGCTGCTATGAAGCAAGTAGAAAATATAAGAATTAAAACACCAGGGATCAACCAAAAAGTTAAAAATCTTTCTGGTGGCAATCAACAGAAAGTTGTTATTGGGAAATGGCTAACAAAGGATTGTGATGTATTGATTTTTGATGAGCCTACACGAGGTATTGATGTAGGTGCCAAAGGTGAAATCTACAAGCTTTTAAATGAAC
It contains:
- a CDS encoding sugar ABC transporter ATP-binding protein, with the translated sequence MTRCLVKMEGIDKSFPGVKALDQCHFELQKGEVHALVGENGAGKSTLMKILTGVHKKDTGTITYKGEIIDIQAPKMAQDMGISIIHQELNLMPDLTVAENIFIGREPKKSIKIFLDDRTLNEKTSALLREMHIDIPSDTRVEDLTVAQQQMVEIAKALSYESEVLIMDEPTAALTESEIDELFRIITKLKKQGVGIVYISHRMEELKRICDRVTVMRDGCYVDTKHMDEVTIDEIINMMVGREIFDSASNETFYTSDEVILEVKNLNHGHKIIDVNFQLRKGEILGFAGLMGAGRTEVARAIFGADKMDSGDVYVNGKKVSIQSPKDAVKHHIGYLSEDRKRYGLVLGLDIETNTVMANFKDFINSIGFVKTNKTKEAAMKQVENIRIKTPGINQKVKNLSGGNQQKVVIGKWLTKDCDVLIFDEPTRGIDVGAKGEIYKLLNELVAQGKSIIMISSELPEILRMSHRIIVMCEGRITGELDRNEATQEKIMHYATAR